A region of Paraburkholderia sp. BL23I1N1 DNA encodes the following proteins:
- a CDS encoding porin — protein sequence MKWSMTKATLGVTCASLAGLATTAHAQSSVTLYGIVDAGVEYVNHASKDGGAARLVSGGKNTSRWGLRGVEDLGGGLKAVFQLESGINIANGQFDDGPGAIFDRRATIGLKNRFGQITLGRNFTTTYDYMLQFDPMGYAPNYSWATSSTATGGRKDGLFSRSANAVRYDGTYSGFKFGAMYGFGNVPGSMKSSSKYDFGLGYETGPFAVVATFDRQNGANDSVTPADTTNYIQGIHAGLSYDFGSVKAMAGYRNYRRTFHTATPTLRSDMYWLGGQYDVTPFISLFAAVYHQDIKDASDADPTLFSLRAQYALSKRTVLYMSGGYAMAKHDKAVSLSRDLIGAADTQAGVTAGIQHRF from the coding sequence ATGAAGTGGAGTATGACGAAGGCGACCCTCGGCGTGACGTGCGCCAGCCTCGCCGGATTGGCAACAACAGCGCATGCGCAATCGAGCGTGACCTTGTACGGGATCGTCGACGCAGGCGTCGAATACGTGAACCACGCGAGCAAAGACGGTGGCGCTGCGCGGCTCGTCTCGGGCGGCAAGAACACCTCGCGCTGGGGCCTGCGCGGCGTCGAGGACCTCGGCGGCGGGTTGAAGGCCGTCTTCCAGTTGGAGAGCGGCATCAACATCGCAAACGGCCAGTTCGACGACGGCCCCGGCGCGATCTTCGATCGCCGTGCCACGATCGGCCTGAAAAACCGCTTCGGGCAGATCACGCTTGGCCGTAATTTCACGACCACCTATGACTACATGCTGCAGTTCGACCCGATGGGTTACGCGCCAAACTACTCATGGGCGACGTCATCCACCGCGACGGGGGGACGTAAGGACGGTTTGTTCTCGCGCTCGGCCAACGCCGTGCGCTACGACGGCACCTACTCCGGCTTCAAGTTCGGCGCCATGTACGGCTTCGGCAACGTGCCTGGCAGCATGAAATCCAGCTCCAAGTACGACTTCGGTCTGGGCTACGAGACCGGTCCGTTCGCTGTAGTCGCCACTTTCGACCGGCAGAACGGTGCCAACGACAGCGTGACGCCCGCGGATACCACCAACTACATTCAAGGCATTCACGCAGGCTTGAGCTATGACTTCGGTTCGGTGAAGGCGATGGCCGGGTACCGCAACTATCGGCGCACTTTTCACACCGCCACGCCCACGTTGCGCAGCGACATGTACTGGCTCGGCGGTCAATACGACGTGACGCCGTTTATCTCGCTGTTTGCCGCGGTCTACCATCAGGACATCAAAGACGCGAGCGACGCCGATCCGACGCTGTTCTCGCTACGTGCGCAGTACGCGCTGTCAAAGCGAACGGTGCTGTATATGTCGGGGGGTTACGCGATGGCCAAGCATGACAAGGCGGTCAGCCTGTCGCGTGATCTGATCGGCGCGGCGGATACGCAAGCAGGTGTAACAGCGGGGATTCAACACCGGTTCTGA